TTCAACCAGCCTCATTTATTTTCGTAAATGAGACGTGtcgagattaaaattaaaagttaaaagttaaataaaatattattataatatatttttttgatattatttttattttaagatttaaaaaagttgaattatttattttattttgtataaaaatttaaaaaaattataatgatgagataaattaagagaaGTTGTTAAAACAAACGAGATCAgaatctgaactatgtaaaatgTCTCTTCATTAAACACAATTGaagatgataaaattaaaataaatatatatatataaacttataagTAAATCATGATAcgcgtataattatttttacaattctataaaacgatattatttttataaattaattttactattcaaattaAACAAAGTTTGGCAAAGAATGAATTGcgaaaattaataatttttctagaCTGTACCTCGTTCTAAATCAGCAGTTGGAGTGTGATTTTCATTAGGAATGTGTATTGTCACATCCACGAGAATGCAACTGTGGAAGGATGCTTTTAAGTACAAATCGCCATAATGAAATTGCAAGGAAATAAGACTCGCAGGACCCCGCAGGCCGGGGCCTCCCTTTGGAAGCAGACAATAATTGGAGGTGATTTCTATTTTCTACCCCACGCTCCTAGACAAAAATCGCATGTGACCAGGATGTCTCCATTTATATTTGCTTACAGGTCATTTAAGTTTCCAATCTATCGAAGACAGTCGTCTTCACGAGCCTCATTGATGCTTCCATTAATGATTAAGCAACAGTGACTGGAGATACCTGATGTCGAGTAGAGTATATATTAGGCGGAGTTCTAAGTCAAGGTCTATTAATGGAGGGAGCCTTAGGGGAACGTCATGAATTTATGTCATTCACACTTCTATTCTAGTTTTCTGTAAGATTAAAAGAACAAGTACTCCCATCGCCGAGTTAAAGTAACTGAGATGGGTGTGTATGCGAGCAAGAACAAGAGCAAGAATTTGTTTGACAAAGACGTTAGTGGGTTGATGGAGAAGACGGGGTTTCTGCagaaagaaatgagggagaTGATTtgtgagagggagaaagagagcaAGGGTTATGAGCGGGACATGATGATTTTTGCATTCAAGGAGGCGGAGTGGAAGCAAGAGAGGAAGAGGCTAAGAGGAGAGGTGAAGAGCTTGAGGAAGATGGTGGAAGAGAAAGAGGATAAGATCAGAGGGATGGGGGAGAAGAAGAGTGATCAGATCAAAGAGTGGGAAATGTTGGGAACCAGCTTCATGGTGGAGCAAATGAGGGAGGAGAGAGCACGGCGAGATGAGACTGTGGAGAAGTGGAAGCAGCTATATCTTGCAATTAAGATGGAGCTTGATGATCTCATTCAGAGAACACATGATCATGGTACGTacactttctttctctctctctctttagtGTATATCATGTGCTCACACACTATTCAGAAATTCTAATTCATGATTCAGTTGCTGTTGTTCATGTGTTGGGATAGGGCTGAAGAGAATGTTTTTCGGTTACCCTACATGAAAGAATGTCTCAATTattcagccaaaaaaaaaaaaaaaaggaaagaatgtCTTAGGTTTATGTATTTCCTTCAGAATATTCACACTTTAAACCCTTTTAAGCATATGAAACGTGCTTTAAGGAAAGAAGAATGTGAATGAAATTGTTACAGTAATGCAATGGCCTTGGTTAATCTACATAAAATAATCTTCATCCTGTGCATACCCAAAGTCGAATAAATATTGGTGAGATCATTGGCCACATAATCATGGTTTCAGTGAAACTGGTCGAAATGCAGAAAAAATGATATAGTTCACTGCATATGCACTTTTACGACAAACGAAGTGGGACACTTAGTACATATTTCTTAGTTGGATCTGTCAAAACTTGGGTCCCAATCTTCTGCAATAACCCACATGAAAGAATAGGTtttgaagaaaaaggaaaaaactccAAGATCACGAAGAATGATTACCGGTAACTTGCTGTTTTGTACTGCAGGGGATGTGCAGTATTGGAGagcagaagaggaagaagagatgaTGATAGAAGAGTTGCAGAGGGAACTCAATGCCAAGGAAGAGACCATCAAAGCACTGAAAGCGAGAGTAGCTTCTGTGGAGCATGAAGAATACAAGAAAGAGCGAGAGATTGACATATTGAGGCAAAGCTTACGAATCATGAGCAGCCAGAAGACGGCTTCGCGTGTCACCAAGAATCTTCCCTAAAGTAGGATTGTCCTTtggcaataaaaaaaagttgtaacaTTGTCGGTGCTCTGTGAATCACTTCGCTAACAGTACATTTATGCAAAATTGGCTTCAGTTGAAACAATTTTCTAAGTGAAATTTACCAAAAAGATGTTGGATTATTTCTAATATTTCCACCAGTTTAATTTTgacttcttttaaaatttttctttaatatgatttttttattagtcttaCGTAAAAAAGACACAAATTTTTAGTAATTTATAAGGAAATGAGTTTcacaatacataaattaaaatataaaagtagatataaaataatagttacattctttttttatcttttttacaGTTACTTCACACTTTTATGatagaaactttttttaaaaaaaatttaaatgaaagatTATAATTGCTGctattatatctatttattcTAAAATTAGTGTTTAAAATTTACAATCTGCATACTATATAAACAGTATTGTATTTTAAAAGCAAAATTGTCAGATTCCTTTTTTTTAGGACTCAATTCGtgagtataaaataatatttgtctaaaaaatagattaataatcGTCTCACTATTTGCTATTTTCAATCTTTGTttgctcttattttttttttttaacaaaaaatgtgaaatcCAAAAGAACAGTTGAACGTGGTGGTGGACAGTAGGTGCGCATACGAGAACAAATTCTATGCCGACGGCATGTGAGAGAAGCCTAAAAGAGGGAAATGAgtgctatttttttaaaaaacaattaaaaataaaaatctattgcTATTTCAaatgtacatatataatatatttgatatgACGCAGAATCATGTAAAAGATATGACGTTGCTTGGGTTAAGATTTAGACATGTTTGGGtaactaatttttaaattttttcataacttaaatacaatatatatatatatatatatttcaaattgtaaaattttaatttaattattacctaatcattaattaaacataaaaatatacaaattttataaattaaaaaataaaatttgattaaaaaattatattgaaacaaatttttaacttcatctattatatctttttcacaaattccaatataatatttattttttaaaaaaaccttttacttatttttttaaaaaaatattcaacttctttgcttttatttttcaaaacctaatatcaaacaaattcttataattctcaaatattttcaaacattattGACATCCAAACATCCCCGATTCTTCTAATGCTCACGAACATGATAAAGTAcattagataattttttctaacatcTCTCATAAGTATTTAAAACACCATTTggatctctcttttttattttttcattcaaatcAAGGAAGTTCTATTTTTGACCGACACAAGTGCCAGCTATATCTTTTAGACATAAAAGAATTAAACAATactaaatctataaattgatgtgattcgatatgatatattaaattataaaattaattttattgtaaaataaatttaatagatcttaaaaaatcacatcaatttataagtttattttgtataatttttttatataagtagcAATTATCATATCCTAAACATACCGTATTGCCAAGGAATATATCATGCCACGTGCCAAGGGATCTTACCtttaaattcaactttaaactcTTGGACACACGTTGGTATATTATCTGGCCATGTTCGAGTCGTATTATTATCTGACACGATGATGTAATTGCACCGGATATAGATGCTTTAAGCTGTGGTTCCTAAGTCGGAGAGGTGACATGCAAAGAAAACCACATGATACACCTAATTATCTATGTACGTCAAATATGGGTGACAGCCTTTACAAAAGTACTATTCTCCAAGATCATAAAATGCCAAAGATTCATTTCCCTCTTTATGTCATATCGATAAACAAGTGCACCCTTCTTTTTGAAACACAAGGTCCACTCACTCACGAGAAAAGCTACATCCGGTATGGCTTTGGGATGCAAATTAATTTTGTCCAACCAAGTAGGTTCTTTATAATTTCCCCGAAGCACCCAAGTAATTAAACATTATCCTTTTTCAAGTACTTCATGATCAGGCACGCCTAGATGATCACTCCCAAATCCAAAAGACTCCATTAATGTTCACGAAATAAAAGGAAGACAAGTTCGGACCTTCCCAAGGAGTGATTGAGCTTACCGTAGGACAAAATCTGCAGCTGGAGATCATCTCCAATTCGAGCCGCCTCGTTATTTCCTGTCACAAAAATTTATAGCAAGATTAGAGACAGACCTAAGGTATCTGTAAATATATACCATCGCATTAATTTATAACTGAGAGAGTACAAACGAGAGCTAGTTATATTTGTTCATTGTCTGTCACCTCAGGCTCAAGTTACTGCATAAACCTACGGTCTGGCTTTATACGCCAATGaaatagttgtgttattttttttttctttttcttttttttgttttgcaaacaATTACAAGCTACAAATCCATGTTTCGTAATCGAAGAAACTTTAAATTATAGTTGTATCTAGGGCTGAACAAAAAGCGACACAACCGGCCGCCATCGATGGAATCGACCGGCCACGTTAGGAATCAGCTGCAACCGGTGGAGAATCAGCCGGTGTGTGGTGGAAAATTCAAGGAACCGACGTTCAGCAGTTTGGTTCCGGTTTGAACCTGGACTAGACCGCTGAACcgaccaataaaataaaaaaaaatattttttaatatatactaatcaaAATGACGTCATTCCACCTATAAGTATACAAAACATAATAGAAACAAACGGCGTCATTTTATTTATCacgtatgaaaaaaaaaagtatgtatgAAACAACGTTGTTCCACTTAAACTGAATGGCGTCGTTTCGAGATgggatcatcttcttccccAGTCACCTTTTCCCCTGCGTTTTACACctcttcaactctctctctctcagaagaATCTCGCCGTTAGGGAACCGAACTCCGACCGAGAACCATCTCGATCGGTTTCCTCCTCCCCATTGACCGGTTACGGTTGGTTGCTCCATCCAATTTTCTCTCATTGGTCGGGTCGGTTTTGCTCAAAAATCGTGCCGAATGGAtcagttttcacccctagttGTATCGTTTGTCTGTAAATTTCTTTTGCCCATCGGGCCATCACTCATCAGCATTCTAAGGATGTACCACGTGGGATCCAACTAGTTCATCCACATAGAGAGTGACTTCTTCAATCGCCCTTCAAATGAAGGTCATGAGTTTCTCTTAGGTCACTCGTTCACAAAGTTGAAGATTCATCCCTTGAATGAAAGTTTAAAGGAAGCTCATGGCACAAAAATCTAACTGGAGATCAATCCCTTGCATCTCAACAGAGGTCAATCCCCGGCACACATATGTAAAAGTAAatgttgatgtaaaagtttgttggctAGAATTAGATGACTAGGatctatttgaattattggatgaatgtaatttgtctttatctttatatatgaatatttgaattctaagataagtgattaaatagataaaagttcaaaagacttttgatcaagattgaatgttcaAAAAGATAGGAGATTTCAAGTGATCTGaatagaagattcaaaaagaagatatcaagtaGAAAGAATTCGAACTATCAAGAAGTTATCCATAACAGAAGCTGAACATAAATTAGTTACTGCAGAGAAGAGTTATGAACTTATGGCGACATGTCAGCAATCCGTCAGGGGACATCTTCACGACAGATTCTatccgtcagcagaatcctatTGAAACTGGAACTCTTtccagattgtttatttaaaggattttaCTGGTTAGGATCCACagagattcagatctacatattttctagagtacTTTCTAGTGCATCGTTtgataagaaaattacttagtgaatcttcatatttgtgatatctctttgagtgtgatcgtaCTTCAAGTGTGTAGGATCGTGTGATTGAAATTTATcccctagagttctaggaggatatacaatatttgaaaatcgtCAGAAGTTCTGACTGCTACTGCGAtagaagacaaacgggtcgtttgtctaggcaagtaagagagtcaagttgcaaagattttgtgattgatgagtagttgtaattgattttcaaataataagattgactttctTGGGTTTGGTTGCTCCGTacggttttacctttaaagagttctttaaagggtttcccttcgattccaatcttagtgttatgcaatttatttattttatgttattgtttaattattaaattaattgcatgcttgaatactatccaatttgttgagtgaattggtagatatttctgCTGCATTACAGGGATACTTGGATAATTTCAGTAAACATGCATGTGGATGCAGGCACATGACAAAGGCTTCCTGTAATTTTACAAGCTCAAAGAATTCATGTGGTCTGTTGGTAAAATCGGTGGAAACATGTTACAATCACGAAGAATGGCCCATTTTTCTTGGTggataaatattcaaataaattagaaacaaGAAGAGTTTATGATGAAGGTCCATATCATAGACAGACTAGTTTAATCCATGACATGTGAAGCAACTGCATTGAGCAAAGTTAACAAATTCAACACACAGGCCGCAAAAGACTTGGCATGCCTTCACTAAATAAAGTGCTTACAAAGTTTTGCTTCAAAGCTTCATGTGAATGCTACCAAAAAATATTCGACAGTTTTCATATAAAGCTACTATTTTTTGTTCCCttatcaacaacaacaaaagcaaaataaaaagaaaagaataacgAGTCCCTAGCAATGAGTCAAAAGCGCCTATCAGTTTTACAAACATCATTTTAGGAAAGGAAAAAGTTAAacatgcaaccaacaaacaagCAGCATCATTCAGGCTGCAAAACCTATGTTTGAGGCAAATAATAGTAATCTATCAAACACATCagtgttctatttttttataagtcatcGATATTTGTTAAAAGGCACTAGGGACGCAACCCATGTAAACTGAGAGTATACATAGGAGAATGCCTTCTTAAAAATGCATAAATCTACACAGGAGTAAAAGCTTCTAAGGAGGACACCATCATACTTAAACCTACCTTGAGATTTTTTTCAGCAAGAAAACGAGATGCTGCACAATTTGTGGTTTGAGAACAATCATGCTGGAGGATCCCAATTAGTTTCCCTTCCTGCATTTACagcaaaacaaattttaaaagaaaaatggaatttGGTTAATAAAAACGTTTAACTTGTTATGAACgataagagaaaaagtaaagCAAAAACGAAATCAATCACACACAAATACAAGATTTACGTGGCTTGGTGCACGGAACTTCAGAGGATTTTATTTAGATGACAAATCAAAGATACAGTGTGGCTGTACAAGGGTTTAATACAATTTATAGCCAACCTTATTTAGTGGGTAAGGTCGGATTAATAAACCCTAGTCTGCAGGTTGGGTCGGACCAAGGGCCAAAACAGGTTAaattctccccctccccccccccccccccccccccccccaaagcaAATATGGACCAAGCCTAAAAGACTACAACGAATTCTTGTCAAGGCAGCCCATCAAATTAGGCCACACACAAACAGAACTAGGCTCCACACAAACAAGCCCAACATAACTtgcctattaaaaaaaaaaagaaaaatgaagtatTAAGCTATAGATACCCAAATACAAAGATGCACATGCCAAGTCTTGTTTACCTTAGTCCCATAGATCAGGCCACCTCCAACTGATGGATGAAAGCAGGCTACGTTGACCTCATCCTCAGCACTAGGAAGAACTCTCACAAGTTCCATATCAGAAACAGAAACTCTGTAGACCTGATTGGTGAAAATTAGTTTTTCAATGAAGGCAAATCATAAACCAGAGCGATGTACATGGCCAGACGAGACAAATTGTAGTCTTGGGTAACGAAGTTCTGTAAACATACATGTCCAAGAATAACCCCTTGTAACATTatagttttggttttagggtatataagtaaatttcctagtgaaatttttagtttattatagttttatcagaatttatttttactttatttttttttataattactttaatggttttatttaaaattgctagagctttgtttttaataatgattttctatattgcatcatatttacgttcactagatttgatttgaaatttaaagtttattttctctatctccATCGAACCTTATCTATTGTTTTTAGCCTCTTAGTCAAACACTTTAAATCTCAAACCCGTATGTTTCTCAGTGTCTGTTTCTAACGTTCTAGTGGAAAACCGACTCTGTTGATGAGTAACGATTTCCACTCCGCACGTCGCcactctcatttctcatttctcatgcacgtctctactccTCTAGGTTTTCCTCTTATTTCTCTATCTTCTACCAATATTAAATAGCGCTTACCTCGTACGAGAGGAATAACTCGTGAGCCACCCACTCCTTTTCGCAACAACTCCACGCTGCTTAGAGGTGCCGAACTCCCTCTCCGGCGTCACAGAAGGTGCCGACCAGCCCAGCCCCAGCTCAGCCACTCCTTTTCGGTAAGCCGACTGCCGCCAACCTcatcttttttcctctcttttgtttCGGTCCtgcagtttctctctctaaactctctctctctctctctctctctctccctcactcggtgccgcaccaccataggaactCCCAGTCGCGTCGCCTATCTCTCCCAGCCACCCGGAGTCGCCTTCGCACTCAgacctctctcggtgagtcttCCGATCGCAGAAcccctctctctcaaactctctacTTTCCTTTTGGTTTAGCCGTGTTCTCTGTTTCTAGAAGGAAACCGTGGGCTtttgatgggccttgggcccttGGCCTTGCGCGGGTGTTTGAGCTCATTTTCGTTGGGCTCATGTAGTtcagtattatatgttattggGCCAGGTTATATGCTTTTACAGAAACTATTTTAGTTATGTTTAAATGGGcttgtattttaaattgggcttgatattattttatttcaacaacagttttaataaattatattgggCTTAATATCTTAAAAgtcagtttttttaaataaatatattaatcaaatactatttttataaggatgttttgtaaatattttgttaatattcctttgtctatttagtagaatttaataaaattattatgttaagaatttaataaaattatgatgttaaaaatatttaatagaatttattaggtttcttataagatttaataattttgttaagaaataaaacttagtttatgaatttaagtttatgaattattttaaaatagtttgagtattcatctaaattatgaataagtattttaagtaatttagatactaggatttattgatatgtttaacactatcttttagattgtagatttaattaagtaagatattagtacttatgtgtttccaaaccaatttaatgatagttattatttcatataggtctcaagttacgaagtgttattcaagaagacacgcagcgaggtaagtaatttgatcacaagtttAGGATCATCATCGTTCtgtttatagataattagtattcaagccagttctttccagccaattattttatgcaccactcatgtcatatgcaaacatgtcatccagcatagcatactatttttgtcattccgcatcatgtttaaattcagaaattatgattatgtatgtagtatgtcatgcatctcatatatataagacacgtaagccatcttaatttcaagtgaaagataagatcagttCAGTTAAttagatggccattcagatgcatgctacaaatgcagttcagtttcagggtggatgtgcaagccacgaactcagtcatggtccaccatagtatgccagaatactatcagcagctccccttgctgcagcgggacgtggggtcggtgcacaacctcacacacaagattaagtgtgttggccagttagataatcagatcagtcagttaattcagttaaacagtcatgcataacacaagcatcagtatgaatagtcatgaatttttaaactctcagcataaaagttttatgaaaaccttatgtttagtatgtctacgttgtgatggattcctTGCtaagtcttcgactcatttttgtttattttcatgttttaaaccacccaggtgGTGATAATGATTACGAGCAAACAGGCCAGaagtagaaggagcattaaatttttgttcagactttctaaaataaaatatatttttatgacatgagttttgttcagtttatttcatttaatgtttttggaagactttttattagaccttttgctacaaaataaattgctgatttcgtttatgaaatttgaaatctcttgccggattttatttttatgaaaagtacgtgacactcctagcctacgggaagggggtgttacacccGTCCACCACCACCCCCACTCTTGAGAAGTGAACTATTGCGTCGACTGTAAGCAAGTAACAAGTGCTCCAATGTAGGAGAGAAGTAAGGACATAAAAATGAACGTCTTTAATACAAGACAGGCACAGCTTCCAGTTTATAAATACAATTGATGAATCTTTAATGCTTGTAAAAATAGGTCATTATTGTGTCACAACACcaatttaaattataacatTGCCATTAGATGCAAAAAAGATAAATCAAATGTAAAATCTGCGGGCTTACACACCTCACTTCTGACTAAAACAACTAAATCTTCACCAAGCAGAAAAAGTTGCCAAAACTTTTAGGGAGAGTTAATATTCCTTTACACATGCCATTTGATTGTGAAGAAAAAACTGCTAAAAAGAtgcaattcaaaatttttataacaaaggaaaaaattcaAGGTTGATATAACCAAGTAAAATTTCTTGCACACCAAAAGATACCTCTCAAAAGTACAAAGAATATTTCTTACCGTTGACATTACCAAactcatataattataaactatttctgtttttattttccataaGAACGCATGCATTCATTTGTTAGAGAAGGCTGACCCGTATCATGTGAGACAAATGAAACTATATATCCAATCATTAGAGATTATCCAATCTCCCAAAAGCATATCACCCCctccaacaaaaaagaaaaagaaaaagaggcacCAGAAAGCAACTGACCTGAATTGAAGTTAATCAATGGGCAGCCCGTATTGCCCGTAATGCAAGCACTGAACCAAATCTAGATAAACAAGCATAAATTATCAGGCAGAAGTACAAGGAAAAGCATAAATCAAAACCTGAAAAAGACATGACACATGAGTAGGTATAAGCTTTACGTTGCCTCTTCGAGGGAATATATCGGAAACTCATATAGAACTTCGTGAGCTGAAATTGGATGCTGTGGGGATGTTGCAGCCACTGTAATTTTGTTGTGGACCTGGCCTTGCAATCATGGATCAGCTTCCAGATGAGACAGCACACATGCCAAACACAGGCCGCTAAAAATCTCCCACAAGGTGAAAAATGAGCACCCATTTCACTGCAAACATATCTGGACAAGTAAACATCCCTCCGATGTTATGTATCGTGTATcatacacattatatatatatatatagtttgacaAGTTAGTCTACACATTAATGTTACTAAAAGAAGAAAGGCAGAAAAGGTATCTAGTTCCATAATGGGGGAAACAAGGATAGTTGGAATAATATCATATCTCTATCTTCAAGCTAAATGTTACTCCAAGAAAGAACTACTTTCAGATAAGTAGAATTACCAAAAAGTCCTACTTCCATTTACAGATTTCTGAATGTTTATGGTAGCAACAAGCTCAAAACagattttaaaagataaaaatagaaGAACTCTATTATTTAATGGTTATACCCACAAAGTTCAGCATGCGGTATAGTTAAGAGACACTTTTCTGCTTCAAGAAGAGCACAAGGATCTTTAACATCATGCGGCCGTATTCTTAGCTTCACAGCGCAAGGTAACTCC
Above is a genomic segment from Juglans microcarpa x Juglans regia isolate MS1-56 chromosome 1D, Jm3101_v1.0, whole genome shotgun sequence containing:
- the LOC121242477 gene encoding E3 ubiquitin-protein ligase BRE1A-like — encoded protein: MGVYASKNKSKNLFDKDVSGLMEKTGFLQKEMREMICEREKESKGYERDMMIFAFKEAEWKQERKRLRGEVKSLRKMVEEKEDKIRGMGEKKSDQIKEWEMLGTSFMVEQMREERARRDETVEKWKQLYLAIKMELDDLIQRTHDHGDVQYWRAEEEEEMMIEELQRELNAKEETIKALKARVASVEHEEYKKEREIDILRQSLRIMSSQKTASRVTKNLP